In the Dama dama isolate Ldn47 chromosome 13, ASM3311817v1, whole genome shotgun sequence genome, one interval contains:
- the LOC133068425 gene encoding duodenase-1-like isoform X2 gives MVLFLLLAALLLFPTGEAGKIIAGQEAKPHSRPYMAYLQFKTAGRPHICGGFLVREDFVLTAAHCQGRSMKVKLGAHDIKKKEKTQQFIWLKRKAKVTAGVSTIGLPSGSDTVKPGMLCSVAGWGLLSVNGTTANKLQEVELEVQRDEECKAHYKNYNTDIQICVGNPRMRKNAMEGDSGGPLVCNGVAQGIVSYGADTPPDVYTRISRFQQWIKETMKMYKLQGPD, from the exons ATGGTCCTGTTCCTGCTCCTGGCGGCCCTTCTTCTGTTCCCCACTGGGGAGGCAG GGAAAATCATCGCGGGCCAAGAGGCCAAGCCTCACTCCCGTCCCTACATGGCGTATCTTCAGTTCAAGACTGCAGGGCGACCTCACATATGTGGGGGTTTCCTCGTGCGTGAGGACTTTGTGCTGACAGCAGCTCACTGCCAGGGAAG ATCAATGAAGGTCAAACTGGGGGCCCACGACatcaagaagaaggagaagaccCAGCAGTTCATCTGG CTGAAGAGGAAGGCCAAAGTGACCGCCGGTGTGAGCACCATCGGTCTGCCCAGCGGCTCAGACACGGTGAAACCAGGgatgctgtgcagtgtggccggCTGGGGACTCCTCTCTGTGAATGGCACCACCGCAAACAAACTGCAGGAGGTAGAGCTTGAAGTCCAAAGGGATGAGGAATGCAAAGCTCACTATAAAAATTACAACACCGACATCCAGATATGTGTGGGGAACCCAAGGATGAGGAAGAATGCTATGGAA GGTGACTCTGGGGGCCCGCTTGTGTGTAACGGTGTGGCCCAGGGCATTGTGTCCTACGGAGCAGATACACCTCCAGATGTCTACACCAGAATCTCAAGGTTTCAACAATGGAtcaaagaaacaatgaaaatgtacAAACTTCAGGGACCAGACTGA
- the LOC133068425 gene encoding mast cell protease 3-like isoform X1: protein MVLFLLLAALLLFPTGEAGKIIAGQEAKPHSRPYMAYLQFKTAGRPHICGGFLVREDFVLTAAHCQGRSMKVKLGAHDIKKKEKTQQFIWVRRAIPHPGYNSETDVNDLMLLQLKRKAKVTAGVSTIGLPSGSDTVKPGMLCSVAGWGLLSVNGTTANKLQEVELEVQRDEECKAHYKNYNTDIQICVGNPRMRKNAMEGDSGGPLVCNGVAQGIVSYGADTPPDVYTRISRFQQWIKETMKMYKLQGPD from the exons ATGGTCCTGTTCCTGCTCCTGGCGGCCCTTCTTCTGTTCCCCACTGGGGAGGCAG GGAAAATCATCGCGGGCCAAGAGGCCAAGCCTCACTCCCGTCCCTACATGGCGTATCTTCAGTTCAAGACTGCAGGGCGACCTCACATATGTGGGGGTTTCCTCGTGCGTGAGGACTTTGTGCTGACAGCAGCTCACTGCCAGGGAAG ATCAATGAAGGTCAAACTGGGGGCCCACGACatcaagaagaaggagaagaccCAGCAGTTCATCTGGGTGAGAAGAGCCATCCCCCACCCAGGCTATAATAGTGAGACAGATGTCAACGACCTCATGTTACTGCAG CTGAAGAGGAAGGCCAAAGTGACCGCCGGTGTGAGCACCATCGGTCTGCCCAGCGGCTCAGACACGGTGAAACCAGGgatgctgtgcagtgtggccggCTGGGGACTCCTCTCTGTGAATGGCACCACCGCAAACAAACTGCAGGAGGTAGAGCTTGAAGTCCAAAGGGATGAGGAATGCAAAGCTCACTATAAAAATTACAACACCGACATCCAGATATGTGTGGGGAACCCAAGGATGAGGAAGAATGCTATGGAA GGTGACTCTGGGGGCCCGCTTGTGTGTAACGGTGTGGCCCAGGGCATTGTGTCCTACGGAGCAGATACACCTCCAGATGTCTACACCAGAATCTCAAGGTTTCAACAATGGAtcaaagaaacaatgaaaatgtacAAACTTCAGGGACCAGACTGA